The Ursus arctos isolate Adak ecotype North America chromosome X, UrsArc2.0, whole genome shotgun sequence genome includes the window ATATCATGGTTACTGGAGTACTGACCAAGAAAAATAGCTTGGGAGAGAGATGCTAAATAACtcccagaaaacattttaatccTGTGTGGAAAAGCAATCTGAGTATCTCTTCTACTCTTGGGATAAAATATTCATTAGGCTCAATGAAAAACAATGAGAGGCCACAACCTTATAAGGAAATGTCACCTACAAATCAGATCAGTGGAACGTAAATCAAGAACAAAAAAAGGCtgggaagatggcggaggaggagCCTAAGCTCGCCTCGTCCCACCGTCAAACCCATACAACAATCACATCAGCGTAAATagcccagaaaatgacctgaagactggcagaacaaagtccacaactaaaggtagagaagccacatcaaagaaggaagggaaggctaGGATGTAGTTTGGGAGGGAAATATGGACCATGGCCATCCATGGTGGGGAAGGAGCTGGTGGCATCGAGaagggtaaaaaacaaaaaacaaaacaaaacaccagactACCGTACCAGGGAGCCCTCACGggaaagacaaatccccataatgTTTGGCTTTTTGAAAgcaagaggggctgaattttgtgagttcctaCATCagcaggacttaaagcctggaattttaaaaatgtgcagcCTCAGCTCTGGGACGGCTGGGAGGGCCTTAGGAAGTGAAggcccacccttaaagagacagcagggAAAACAGCCCATGGAGATACAATTTAGAACCAGCAGTCTGAAAAACGCCAGGGACAGAAAGGAGGGTGAGTGCTTTACCCATCTTGGAACATGTCCTAGAGAGGCAAGGATCATGAGGAGACCTCACCAGGAACAAAGGAGATGGCAagtgccatttccctcctctgcccctccctagaATAAACACATGGCCACCTGTGAGAACCAGAGCTGTACCAATAGTCACTActtaacttgcttacaccaagccctgccccccacacttCAGTGCATCCACCCTTCCCAGTCACGTTTGCCTCAGTCACAGCACAGCAggtccccttccccagaagatGGATATAAACCCCACCAACACCTTATGTTCCAACCACACATTTTGCTGGACCTCCGTTCCAccggtggtggtggcagtggcaggTCTCATTTTGCAAGAACAGTGCATAGCTTATTAAAACAGTCCTCACCcagccagggaccaaacactgtcTGCGACAGGCAAAGAGAGCTTCTGCAGACagctggactgaaggaaaaaagaggcCAGGACACAACAACAGAGCCAATGCGCCACACatcagaaacacttcctgaagcgCCAGGTCCTGGGAAACAGGTGGCACGGCACTGCAGGGCACtctaggacctcttcttcataaggccattactatCAAGAGCAGGAGAAGTAGCTGACTTGtgtaacacacagaaacaggcacagagaattagataaaatgaggagacagagaaatatggcaaaaatgaaagaaaaagaccaaatcacagcaagagacttAAATGAGATGGATattaagtaatatgcctgatagagaactTAACataatgatcataaggatacacactggacttgagaagagagaagaggacatcagtgagacccttaacacagagattaaaaaagaaccagagattaAGAACacaataagtgaaattaaaaataaacctaataGAATAGCAggccagaggaagaagaggaatgaattaatgacccgGAAGACAGAATAACGGAAAGTACTCAAGCAGAacaaattagaggaaaaaattatgcaaattgcGAATAGTCTTAGGGAACCCAGTGACTCCATTGAGCATAACAACATTAGCATTACAGGGatgccagaagaaaaagaagagagaaaagagggcagaaaatttatttgaaggaaaaatagctcaaacttctctaatctgggaaggaaagagacaccTGGATCCAGGCGGCGCCGAGATTCCCACAACAAAATCAATGGAAGGAGGTCCACAGCAAGACAcgtagtaattaaaatggcaaaaagtagtaataaagaaataaattttaaagcagcaagaaaaaaaagacagttacatacaagggaaaccccatatgGTTCAGTGGATTTTCAGCAAAACCTTTGCAGGCAAGAAGGGaatgacatgatatattcaaaatgctgaaagggaaaaatctgcaaccaagaatactctatccagcaagggtatcattcagaatagaagaagagataaagagtttcctagacaaacaaaaactaaaggaattcatgcCCACTAACccagccctataagaaatattaaaggtgaCCCTTTGAGAGGAAACACCATGAATGAGAGTAGGAAAAATACGTATATCTGTAAGAATCAGTCAAGGgaagcacaaaataaaaggatgtaaagtaggACACCATATACCTAACACATGGGAGGAATAAAAGTAAAGACGGGGGTCAAACTCAAACAACCGTCACCTTACTGTAGACtactatatgcagaagatgttatatacaaccTTAATGGTAACTGCAAATCGAAGACCAGTAATAgataagaataaagagaaaggaatccaagtatatcactaaagaaaaccagcaaaccatggaagagagcaagagaaagttcagagaaaatctatagaaacaaggacaaaacaagtaacaaaaggGCAATAAatacctatcagtaattactttgaatgtaaatgggctacatgctcaatcaaaagacacagggtgacagaatggataaaaaacaagacccatctatatgctgcctataagagactcatttcagacctaaagacacctgcagattgaaagtgaggggatggcaaaacatttatcatgcaaatggaaggcaaaagaaagctggggtagcaatacttatatcacacaaaatagactttaaaacaaaaaccataacaAGAGATAAAGGacactatataaaaataatggggacaatccaaaaagaagatataacaaattataataaatatttacacacccaacatgggagcaaacacacaaaacagttaataacaaacataaaggaattaatcaatagtaatataataagagtaggggacattaacaccccactcacatcaatggacaaatcatccaaacagaaaatcaacaaggaaacagtggcttggAATGATACCCTGGACAgatagatttaacagatatattcagaacattccatcctaaaacagaatacaaatTTTAGTTCAACTTTAAACTTACCTGAGCATCACAAACCAATAATTTAAGAACAATACTCATCATTCTCttcaagtgcacgtggaacattctctagaacaGATCACATAGTAGGCCACAAAGTAAGtctcaaaaattcaaaaagaacgAAGTTGTTCCATGCATCCTTTCTGACCACGGTGCTATGAggctagaaatcaaccacaagaaaatatctggaaagagcacagatacatgaaaattaaataatatgctactagatgatgaatgggtcaaccaagaaatcaaagaaatcaaaaagtacatggaaacaaatgaaaataaaaatacaatgatccaaaatctttgggacgcAGCAAAAGTGgctctaagaaggaagtttatagcaatataggactacctcaaaaagaaaaatctcaaataaacaaccgaAGCTTATACCTaatggagctagaaaaagaaaaacgaacaaaacccaaaaccagtagaaggaaggaaataataaagattacaacagaaaaaaaaaattgtacagaaaccaaaaaaataacaaaccagATTGCTTaaaccaggagctgtttctttgaaagtcaaaaaaattgataaagttCTAGCCAGACtccttcaaaaaagaaagagagagaggcgggggggaggggactcaaacaaaatcacaattgagaggagaaataacaaccaacaccacaaatATACAATTAAgagattataaaaaattatatgccaacaaattggacaaccaaaagaaatgtataaatctCTAGAAACACATAATctagcaaggaaattgaataagtaatcaaaaaacttaaaaaacagaagtccaggaccagacggcttcacaggtgaattctaccaaacatttaaaagaagaattaatatgtattcttctcaaactattccaaaaaatagaacagaaagacAAATTTCCCAATACATTctgtgaggtcagcattaccctgatatcaaaaccagataaagataccacaaaaaaagataactacaggccaatatctctgatgaacatagatacaaaaatcctcaacaaaatatttgcaaactgaatccaacaatatattttaaaaaaatcattcaccacaatcaagtggaatgtattccagggatgcaggggtggttcaatattcacaaatcaatcaacgtgatacatcacatcaataaaagggaaaaaatgatcatttcaatagatgcagaaaaagcatttggcaaagtacaacatccactcatgataaaaaccttcaacaaagtaggtttagagggaacatatctcaacataataaagtccttGTATGAGAAACCcgcagcaaacatcatactcaatggggaaaaacagagcacttcccctaaggtcaggcacaagacaaggatgtccactctcaccacttttattcaacatagtactgggagtcctagccacaacaatcagacaagaaaaagacttaaaaggTATCCATactggtaaagaagaagtaaaactctcactattgccagatgacatgatattgtaatataaaaaaccctaaagactccaccaaaaaactattagaacttataaatgaattctgtaaagttacaggatacaaaaatcaacacacagaaatctgttgcatttctatatactaataatgaagcaacagaaacagaatttaagaaaacaatcccatttgcaatgcaccaaaaacaaaaaaacaaaaccctagaaataaacttaaccaagaagttcaaagacctatactctgaaaactataaaacactgataaaagaaactgaagaagacacaaagaaatggaaagacattccatgctcatgcgttggaagaacaaattttgttaaaatgtctatcaacagatttAATGCCATCCCTATCGAAATActaagagcatttttcacagagctggaacaaaaaatcctaTAATTTGTATAGACTACAAAAGagcctgaatagccaaaacaatcttgaaaaagaacaatgaaacgGAGGTATCACAATTACAGACTTAAAGTTataatacaaagctgtagtatcaaaacagcatggtactggcacaaaaacagacacataaatcaatggaacaggatagaaaacccagaaataaacccacaattatataatcaattaatcttcaacaaaagacaCAAGAGTatgcaatgggggaaaaaaacactgtctcttcaacaaatggtgttgggaaaactggagagcaacatgcaaaagaatgaaactggaccgttttcttacattatacacaaaaataaattcaaaatggattaaagacctaaatgtgaaatctgaaaccttaaaaatccttgaagaaaacacaggcagtaatctttcagacatcagctgtagcaacatttttctaggtaggtctcctgaggcaagggaaacaaaagcaaaaataaactattcaacttcaccaaaataaaaagctcctgcacagcgaagggaacaatcaacaaactAAGGCAACCCTactcaatgggagaagatatttgcaaatgatctatAAAGGgtgagtatccaaaatatataaagaactgatacaactcaacatccaaaaaacaagccaatttaaaaatgggcggaagatgtgaatagacatttctccaaagaaggtaacagatggccaatagacacatggaaagatgttcaacatcactcatcaccagtgaaatgcaaatgaaaaccacaacgCGATATCATTTCACACATGTCAGACTGGCTAAAAATCAAAAACAtgagaaacaacaagtattgcgAGGATGTGGAAATAAAGGAACCCTCTTCAACTGTTGGTGCGaatacaaactggtacagccactgtggaaaacagtacggaatttcctcaaaaagttaaaaatagaactaccctacaatccagcaattacactactatttacccaaaggatatgaaaatactgattcgaagggatacatgcaccccagtgttacagcagcattatcaacaatagccaaattatgaaacaGCCCAAACATCCACCgactgatgaatggctaaagatgtggtatatatgtacaatggaagattattcagccataaaaaaaaatgaaattttgccatttgcaacaacatggatggagctagagagcataatgctaagtgaaatacgtcagagaaagacaaataccatatgatttcattcatacgtggaatttaagaaacgaaacagatgatcatgggggaaaaacaaaaaagagggcaaaccataaaacagactattaaatacagagaacaaactgagggttactggaggtaagatgggcaggtgggtggattaagtgggtgatgggtattaaggagggcacttgtgatgagcactgggtgttgtatgtaagtgatgaattgctaattctacacctgaaactaatattacactgcatgttaaccggaatttaaattaaaacttgaaaaaaaaaaaagaaaaaagaaaaatggcaagcTTTTGGAATTAGCCATCCTACCTGCAAGCCCCAAACCAtgtattccaaaaaacagaatgCTCTGTAATTGACACACTCTGCCCTCCCATTTAGATGAGAAGCCTATTAGTGAAACAGACATCACAACCGTAGGTTAGATCTATGTTAATTACCTAAGCTAATTAAACAAGCCCTTTATTACTAAATAGGAATGTGCAAAGTTTCAAGTATTCCaggaaagtgaaagagaaaatcaTGACAAACCagacaattatatatataagttaattatatatatacacattacgggagaaaaagaactttatcaaaaaaatctgaatgttttcagaattttaagaAGGACAATGGGGTTTTAATGAGAACAGGGTGTTATAAAAGGGAGTAATCTGAAAGCAGGAGAGAGTCCTTGGAAAATAGAAATAGTgttgcaaaattaaaaatttaatagattTCAGGTGCTCAACGCAGAGTCGCCCTGCCTCACCCAGGCTTGCTTTGACGGCGGAACCTGGAACACTGCGCTCGCTCGTGCCTGCCCCCctttcctgcttctccccttccttcccagacCCCCTACTTCCTCCCCCAGCAACGTAACGGatcctctcccccgccccccccccccccccccccccgcgtaaCGAACCCGACTTCGTATCTCAACCCAGAGCTGCGGCTGGACCCCACCGTCATCTGAGGGTGCCCTCCTCTCCCGCTCAGACAGTGCCCCGAGGTCCCTGCCACCGTCACCGGCCTCCCTCGTCGCCTTGACCCGTCGCGACCGACCTCGGCCCCGCAGCCCTCGCTGCCGTTGCCTTGATGCCCGGGCCGCCAGCCATGGCCACTGCACCGCTCTCACAAGTGCGCCAGAACTACCACCCCGACTGCGAGGCCGCCATCAACAGCCAGATCAGCCTGGAGCTCTACGCCTCCTACGTGTACCTGTCCATGGCCTTCTACTTCGACCGCGACGATGTGGCCTTGAAGAACTTCGCCCAGTTCTTCCTGCGCCAGTCCCACGAGGAGACCGAGCACGCCGAGAAGCTGATGCAGCTGCAGAACCAGCGCGGGGGCCGCATCCGCCTCCGAGACATCAAGAAGCCAGATCGCGATGATTGGGGGAGCGGCCTGGAGGCGATGGAGTGCGCCTTGCACCTGGAGAAGAGCGTGAACCAGAGCCTGCTCGACCTGCACCAGCTGGCCACCGACAAGAACGACGCCCACCTGTGCGACTTCCTGGAGAGCCACTACCTGCACGAGCAAGTCAAGTCCATCAAAGAGCTGGGGGGCTATGTCACCAACCTGCGCAAGATGCGGGCCCCGGAAGACGGCATGGCGGAGTACCTCTTCGACAAGCTCACCCTGGGTGACAGCGACAATAAGAACTGAGTTGGGACTGTTTTCCCTATAGCCACAGGGTGCATGGTGATCACCTGGTTTCTCTGATCACCATGCCGAGCATGCATATTGCAGTGTTGCCTTTGCAAAAGGTTCCagtttttttctcccagttttgccataaataaataaagttgtttgGTTTCAATAAAGTTATTTGGTTCCTAAATAAAAA containing:
- the LOC113265764 gene encoding ferritin heavy chain-like codes for the protein MPGPPAMATAPLSQVRQNYHPDCEAAINSQISLELYASYVYLSMAFYFDRDDVALKNFAQFFLRQSHEETEHAEKLMQLQNQRGGRIRLRDIKKPDRDDWGSGLEAMECALHLEKSVNQSLLDLHQLATDKNDAHLCDFLESHYLHEQVKSIKELGGYVTNLRKMRAPEDGMAEYLFDKLTLGDSDNKN